GCAAAGGAATTTCTGTAAAGAGTTCTTGAAGCATGCCACCAGTGGCCAAACAAGAATAGCAATCCAAAACATAAATGAGCATATGTAAACCATGCTCTTGGGGAGCTTCTGAATACACCGTCAGATTTATAAGTTTCTCTGTCGAACTTAAAGGCTTCTCCAAGTTGCGCTTTTCTAGCTAATCTTTTCACCACTGCAGGATCAGTAAATGTTTGCCCATTTAAGTCTCCTCCGTAAATAGTTGCAGTGATGCCTGTTTGTTCAAATGAATACTTAGCTTCAGCTCTCCTAAATGGGATGTCTGCCCTGACGTTACCCTCTTTATCTTCAAGAATGACTGGGAAGTTTTCAAAGAAATTAGGTATTCTTCTAACTTCTAGTTCATTGCCATCTTTGTCTTGGAAAGCAATATGACCTTGCCATCCAGTTGGTAAACCATCACCATTTACTAAAGCTCCAACTCGGAATAATCCTCCTTTAGCAGGGCTATTCCCAACGTAATCATAGAAGGCTAATTTCTCTGGTATAGATGCGTATGCTTCTTCTTTAGTGGCACCATTATCTATGGCAGCTTGAACCCTTCTATTGATTTCAGTTTTGAAATATCCTGAATCCCATTGATATCTCGTAGGGCCAAATAACTCAACTGGAGTTGTTGCTGAACCGTACCACATTGTACCTGCGACAACAAAGGATACAAACAATACTGCTGCCAAAGCACTTGCTAATACTCCTTCAAGACTTCCAAGTTTGAGTGCTCTGTAAAGTCTCTCACCTGGTCTATTGGTAATGTGAAAGATTCCCCCAATGATACCCATTAGCCCAGCTGCAATATGATTAGCAACAATTCCGCCTGGATTAAATGGGTTAAATCCTTCAACTCCCCAAGAAGGAGCCACAGGCTCTACATGCCCAGTTAATCCGTATGGATCAGATACCCAAATCCCCACATTTGCGCAGTGGAATGCTCCAAATCCAAAACATGTAAGCCCGGCTAAAAGAAGATGAATTCCAAAGATTCTTGGAAGATCCAGAGCTGGCTCACCAGTTCTTGAATCTTCCCATAGATCTAAGTCCCAGTATGTCCAATGCCAAATTGAGGCCAACATTAATAACCCACTAAATACTATGTGAGCCGCTGCCACCCCTTCAAAACTCCAGAACCCAGGATCAACTCCTGTAGCACCTGTGATATCCCATCCGTTCCAACTACTTGTGATACCAAGTCTTGCCATGAAAGGCATAACATACATTCCCTGTCTCCACATTGGATTGAGAACAGCATCAGAAGGATCAAAAATGGCTAATTCATAAAGAGCCATTGAACCGGCCCAGCCGGCTAATAATGCAGTATGCATAAGATGCACCGCTAGTAGTCGACCTGGGTCGTTAATAACTACTGTGTGAACTCGATACCAAGGCAATCCCATCGGTTAATTTCTAGTAACTATGCTGAATAAACAGCTAAACAACACGATAGTAAGGGTTTTTTAGTCTTTGAGGGATTTTTGTAAATAAATTTATTTTCTTGCAAAAATTGGGCAAATTAGTTTGCATTACTGGAGTTACAAGGAATTTTTGACTAAAAATTGTTAATATTTTGGTCACAATTCTCAAAGTAAAACGCCAAAATAGGAAAAATAACAAAAAAAATGGCAACTATTAGATTCATCCGCGAAGGATTGGAGGTTCAATGTAATCCTGGAGAAAATTTGAGAGAACTGGTAATGAAAGAAAACTTACAACTATATGGATTAAAAGGAATTTTGGGAAATTGTGGAGGTGCAGGACAATGCAGTACTTGTTTTATTTCAGTTGAAGGTGGAAACAAAAATTCATTAAGTCCTATCACTTCTGTTGAAGAAGAAAAACTCAAAAATAGACCAGAAAATTGGCGACTTGCTTGCCAAACTTTAATTAAATCATCTGCAGTGATCTTAACAAAACCACAATCCCCTCCCTCAAATTTGGAAGAACTAAAAAAAATTAGCGAAAATAAAAAATTACCTAGATAAATTGTTTAAGACTGTTAATCAGTTTATAAAATTTGTTTATTTTTCCACTTTATTCCAAGTTATATGTCTATAGTCTTAGTACCTAATATTGAATTACCAATTAAATGGAAACAACTAACTTTGGATTCGTAGCTAGTCTTTTATTTGTAGGGGTGCCAACAATATTCCTTATAGGTTTATTTATTTCTACTCAAGATGGAGAAAAATCAAGCTTCTATTCTGATTCTAGTAAAGGTAGGCTTGGGCCAAAACGCTAATCTCATTATAGATGCTTTGCATTTCTGTAGAAGAATTTTTATTTTGGAAAAAAAAGCAACTCTCTAAAGGTGGTAATCAACAATCCTTTAGTGTTTTACTTGATTGTATAGGGGGTATAACGACTAGTGATTTAAATTTGACAATTTTAAATCCTAAGGGAAACTTATATTTAAAAAAAAACTTAGAATTTTTAGAATGTGTTTGGGATGATCATTTATTTAAATCTTGCCCAATTCAATACCTTTGTGAAACAACTTTTTGGAGAGACTTAAAATTAAAAGTGACAAACAAAGTGCTCATTCCCAGACCAGAAACAGAGCTCATAGTTGATATTGTCTTTAATATATTTCGAAAGAAGTCAGAAAAATTATTTTTTGCTGAATTAGGAACTGGATCAGGTGCTATAAGTATTGCGTTGGCATTGGCTTATCCATTGAGCGAGGGAGTGGCTACTGAT
This sequence is a window from Prochlorococcus marinus XMU1419. Protein-coding genes within it:
- the psbM gene encoding photosystem II reaction center protein PsbM; its protein translation is METTNFGFVASLLFVGVPTIFLIGLFISTQDGEKSSFYSDSSKGRLGPKR
- the psbB gene encoding photosystem II chlorophyll-binding protein CP47, coding for MGLPWYRVHTVVINDPGRLLAVHLMHTALLAGWAGSMALYELAIFDPSDAVLNPMWRQGMYVMPFMARLGITSSWNGWDITGATGVDPGFWSFEGVAAAHIVFSGLLMLASIWHWTYWDLDLWEDSRTGEPALDLPRIFGIHLLLAGLTCFGFGAFHCANVGIWVSDPYGLTGHVEPVAPSWGVEGFNPFNPGGIVANHIAAGLMGIIGGIFHITNRPGERLYRALKLGSLEGVLASALAAVLFVSFVVAGTMWYGSATTPVELFGPTRYQWDSGYFKTEINRRVQAAIDNGATKEEAYASIPEKLAFYDYVGNSPAKGGLFRVGALVNGDGLPTGWQGHIAFQDKDGNELEVRRIPNFFENFPVILEDKEGNVRADIPFRRAEAKYSFEQTGITATIYGGDLNGQTFTDPAVVKRLARKAQLGEAFKFDRETYKSDGVFRSSPRAWFTYAHLCFGLLFLFGHWWHASRTLYRNSFAGIDAEIGDQVEFGLFKKLGDETTRRIPGRV
- a CDS encoding 2Fe-2S iron-sulfur cluster-binding protein encodes the protein MATIRFIREGLEVQCNPGENLRELVMKENLQLYGLKGILGNCGGAGQCSTCFISVEGGNKNSLSPITSVEEEKLKNRPENWRLACQTLIKSSAVILTKPQSPPSNLEELKKISENKKLPR
- the prmC gene encoding peptide chain release factor N(5)-glutamine methyltransferase, with amino-acid sequence MLCISVEEFLFWKKKQLSKGGNQQSFSVLLDCIGGITTSDLNLTILNPKGNLYLKKNLEFLECVWDDHLFKSCPIQYLCETTFWRDLKLKVTNKVLIPRPETELIVDIVFNIFRKKSEKLFFAELGTGSGAISIALALAYPLSEGVATDIDQDALEIAAKNYINSSKHSNLKFYCGNWWSPLESFKGKLDLAISNPPYIPNETYEKLPKEVKNFEPKVALLGGEDGLKHIREIIQKAPLFLKEKGWLILENHFDQSEKVKQLLIENKFTSIEIVKDLSGIGRFTIGRYI